A single region of the Candidatus Eisenbacteria bacterium genome encodes:
- a CDS encoding MFS transporter has product MPGSSDEPLPVSAESRAILFLTVFIHLLGFGIIIPLLPYYAETYGATGFTVGLLTTSFSFSQFVFAPVWGRLGDRIGRRPILIGSLLLTGVSYIVYAAATSLTLLFVSRMLAGVAGAVLSTAQAYVADTTRPEDRTKGMGLIGAAFGMGFIFGPAIGGALSRWGYAVPAYASAALALAAAAFAFVRLPESLPPGARAGILASRRSRTLREALARPVVGVVLGLFFVATLCFSGMETILALFCQRFYGWGPHEIGYLFAYVGVVAASMQIGIVGALARRFGERALVRAGLALMGAAFVVAGIVPPLALFLAVMGAIAVASGLTTPSLSGLISIATPADEQGGILGVYQSLGSLARATGPFLAGFVFDVVGPGAPLWMAGIVLWIAALAAARLPRRSASLTARSTS; this is encoded by the coding sequence TCCGACGAGCCGCTCCCCGTTTCCGCGGAATCGCGGGCGATCCTTTTCCTCACGGTCTTCATCCACCTCCTCGGCTTCGGGATCATCATCCCCCTGCTTCCCTATTACGCGGAGACCTACGGCGCGACCGGATTCACGGTCGGACTCCTCACAACGTCCTTCTCGTTCTCCCAGTTCGTCTTCGCGCCGGTTTGGGGCAGGCTCGGCGACCGCATCGGGCGCCGGCCGATCCTCATCGGAAGCCTCCTTCTCACCGGCGTGTCCTACATCGTCTATGCTGCGGCCACCTCGCTCACGCTCCTCTTCGTGTCGCGGATGCTCGCCGGCGTTGCGGGCGCCGTCCTCTCGACCGCCCAGGCCTACGTGGCCGACACGACGAGGCCGGAGGATCGGACGAAGGGCATGGGCTTGATCGGCGCGGCGTTCGGGATGGGATTCATCTTCGGCCCCGCGATCGGGGGCGCCCTGAGCCGATGGGGTTACGCGGTCCCGGCCTACGCTTCGGCCGCCCTCGCGCTTGCCGCCGCCGCGTTCGCGTTCGTGCGGCTTCCCGAATCGCTCCCGCCCGGGGCGCGCGCGGGGATCTTGGCGAGCCGCCGCTCGAGGACGCTGCGCGAGGCGCTCGCGAGGCCGGTGGTGGGGGTCGTGCTGGGACTTTTCTTTGTCGCGACCCTTTGCTTCTCGGGGATGGAGACCATCCTGGCGCTCTTCTGCCAGCGGTTCTATGGCTGGGGGCCCCACGAGATCGGCTATCTCTTCGCCTACGTCGGCGTCGTGGCCGCCTCGATGCAGATCGGGATCGTCGGCGCGCTCGCGCGGCGTTTCGGCGAGCGCGCGCTGGTGCGGGCGGGGCTCGCGTTGATGGGGGCCGCGTTCGTCGTAGCGGGGATCGTCCCCCCGCTCGCGCTCTTCCTCGCCGTCATGGGGGCGATCGCGGTGGCGAGTGGTCTCACGACACCCTCTTTGTCGGGGCTCATCTCGATCGCCACGCCGGCGGACGAGCAGGGTGGGATCCTCGGCGTCTACCAGTCGCTTGGCAGCCTCGCGCGCGCGACGGGCCCGTTCCTGGCCGGATTCGTGTTCGACGTCGTGGGTCCCGGCGCGCCGCTCTGGATGGCCGGGATCGTGCTGTGGATCGCCGCCCTCGCCGCGGCCCGATTGCCGCGGCGGAGCGCGTCCCTTACCGCGCGATCGACTTCTTGA
- a CDS encoding L-lysine 6-transaminase, which translates to MNPTLAASSVKITPDKVHETIAKRMLADGFDFVLDLEKSEGVHIYDSRRGRRLLDFFSFFATNPVGMNHPGMKTPEFTRKLLRAALHNPSNSDVYTVEMAEFVETFGTYAMPGYLPHLFLVAGGTLGVENALKAAFDWKVRKNFARGYREEHGRKVLHFEQAFHGRSGYTLSLTNTTDPRKTAYFPKFDWPRVLNPKVRFPLHDDNLRDVKEREALSIAQIKIAFERNQDDIAAIIIEPIQGEGGDNHFRKEFLQELRRIADEYEAMLVFDEVQAGLGLTGKMWSYENYDVKPDMVAFGKKTQVCGFIAGARIDEVKDNVFRVSSRLNSTWGGTLVDMVRSGRYLEIMAEEKLLDNAAARGAELLHGIESLTREFPDHVSNARGKGLMCAFDLKDAALRDQVIAKAYEEGVIVIGSGPNSIRFRPPLVISREALAEGLEKLRASIKKSIAR; encoded by the coding sequence ATGAATCCGACCCTGGCCGCCTCGTCGGTGAAGATCACTCCCGACAAGGTTCATGAGACGATCGCGAAGCGAATGCTCGCGGACGGTTTCGACTTCGTCCTCGATCTCGAGAAGAGCGAGGGCGTCCATATCTACGACTCGCGCCGCGGGAGGCGCCTCCTCGATTTCTTCTCTTTCTTCGCGACCAACCCGGTCGGGATGAACCACCCCGGCATGAAGACCCCGGAGTTCACGCGGAAGCTCCTGCGCGCGGCCCTGCACAATCCTTCGAACTCGGACGTCTACACGGTCGAAATGGCCGAGTTCGTCGAGACGTTCGGGACCTACGCGATGCCCGGCTACCTTCCGCACCTGTTCCTCGTCGCGGGCGGGACGCTCGGGGTGGAGAACGCGCTCAAGGCCGCGTTCGACTGGAAGGTGCGCAAGAACTTCGCGCGTGGGTACCGCGAGGAGCACGGTCGCAAAGTGCTTCATTTCGAGCAGGCATTCCACGGCCGCTCGGGCTACACCCTCTCGCTGACCAACACGACCGACCCGCGTAAGACAGCCTACTTCCCGAAATTCGATTGGCCCCGTGTGTTGAACCCCAAGGTGCGATTTCCGCTCCACGACGATAATCTCCGGGACGTGAAGGAGCGCGAAGCGCTTTCGATCGCGCAGATCAAGATCGCCTTCGAGCGCAACCAAGACGATATCGCGGCCATCATCATCGAGCCGATCCAGGGGGAGGGGGGCGACAACCACTTCCGGAAGGAATTCCTACAGGAGCTCCGTCGGATCGCGGACGAGTACGAAGCGATGCTCGTGTTCGACGAGGTGCAGGCGGGCCTGGGGCTGACGGGCAAGATGTGGTCCTACGAGAACTACGACGTGAAGCCCGACATGGTGGCCTTCGGCAAGAAAACGCAGGTCTGTGGATTCATCGCGGGCGCGCGGATCGACGAGGTGAAGGACAATGTATTCCGGGTCTCGAGCCGGCTCAACTCCACCTGGGGGGGCACGCTCGTCGACATGGTGCGCTCCGGGCGGTATCTCGAGATCATGGCGGAGGAGAAGCTTCTCGACAACGCCGCCGCCCGCGGGGCGGAGCTCCTCCATGGCATCGAGTCCCTGACGCGTGAGTTCCCGGACCACGTCTCGAACGCGCGCGGCAAAGGGCTCATGTGCGCCTTCGATCTCAAAGACGCGGCGCTCCGCGATCAGGTGATCGCGAAGGCCTATGAAGAAGGCGTGATCGTGATCGGGTCGGGTCCCAATTCGATCCGGTTCCGCCCACCGCTCGTGATCTCGAGGGAAGCGCTCGCGGAGGGCCTCGAGAAGCTCCGCGCCAGCATCAAGAAGTCGATCGCGCGGTAA
- a CDS encoding Lrp/AsnC family transcriptional regulator, protein MISSALTKQNNGAALDATDRKILALLQDNAKVSQADVAKAVGLTPPSVNERIRKLERNGVIRGYVALLDGRKLGQDITAFVEILIEHPKLETGFIQIVRGLDEVLECHHITGEFSLLLKVRVQDMAAFRKLLIEKLNSVRGVRQTRTLMVLATAKEQSRIKIESE, encoded by the coding sequence ATGATCTCATCCGCCCTAACAAAACAAAACAACGGGGCCGCCCTGGACGCCACGGACCGAAAGATTCTCGCGCTGCTGCAAGACAACGCCAAGGTCTCGCAGGCCGACGTGGCCAAGGCGGTTGGGCTCACGCCCCCCTCGGTCAACGAACGGATCCGGAAGCTCGAGCGCAACGGCGTCATCCGGGGATATGTCGCCCTCCTCGACGGGCGCAAATTGGGACAGGACATCACCGCATTCGTCGAGATCCTGATCGAGCATCCGAAGCTCGAGACAGGTTTCATCCAGATCGTGCGGGGGCTGGACGAGGTCCTCGAGTGCCATCACATCACGGGTGAGTTCTCGCTCCTCCTCAAGGTGCGGGTCCAGGACATGGCCGCGTTCCGCAAGCTCCTCATCGAGAAGCTGAATTCGGTGCGCGGCGTGCGGCAGACGCGCACCCTCATGGTCCTGGCCACCGCCAAGGAGCAGAGCCGGATCAAGATTGAATCGGAATGA
- a CDS encoding magnesium chelatase, whose translation MKRPESIKTLKVSGYLPVTVKQEMRRNLVGMIERGEILFPGIVGYEKTVLPQIENAIMSGHDFILLGLRGQAKTRILRQLVRFLDEWIPAVEGCELNDDPLNPVCPACKRRLAAEGDEVPIRWIHRDERYREKLATPDVTIADLIGDIDPIKAANRRLSYSDPEVMHYGIVPRTNRGIFAINELPDLQPRIQVGLLNILEEKDIQIRGFPIRLPLDVQIVFSANPEDYTNRGNIITPLRDRIASQIMTHYPYTLEDAMKVTEQEAWTSRGEGIEVVVPAYMKELVETVALQARKSSYVDQGSGVSVRMTISLMENLISNAERRGIRTGERRQAVRICDLQNGIASISGKVELVYEGEQEGAVAVAKHLVGKAVKEVFARHFPDAYKAKEKNEGAPSEYDPIFRWFAQGKRVEISDELSTRDFHQRLSQVTGLEELPKRYLSIKDSIELPTAMEFVLEALHQNSILAKERTDTSALAYTDMFSTMLGKPEDAED comes from the coding sequence ATGAAAAGACCAGAATCGATTAAAACACTTAAAGTTAGCGGATATCTCCCGGTGACCGTGAAGCAGGAAATGAGGCGTAATCTCGTCGGGATGATCGAGCGGGGGGAGATTCTCTTTCCAGGGATCGTCGGGTACGAGAAGACGGTCCTCCCTCAGATCGAGAACGCCATCATGAGCGGCCACGACTTCATCCTGCTCGGGCTGAGGGGCCAGGCGAAGACCCGAATCCTGCGCCAATTGGTCCGCTTCCTCGACGAATGGATCCCCGCGGTCGAAGGCTGCGAGCTGAACGACGATCCTCTGAATCCGGTCTGCCCCGCGTGCAAGCGGCGTCTCGCGGCCGAGGGGGATGAGGTTCCGATCCGGTGGATTCACCGCGACGAGCGCTATCGCGAGAAGCTCGCGACGCCCGACGTCACGATCGCGGACTTGATCGGCGACATCGATCCGATCAAGGCCGCGAACCGGAGACTCTCGTACAGCGACCCCGAGGTCATGCACTACGGGATCGTGCCGCGGACCAATCGCGGGATCTTCGCCATCAACGAGCTGCCCGACCTCCAGCCCCGGATCCAGGTCGGGCTCCTCAATATCCTCGAAGAGAAAGACATCCAGATCCGCGGATTTCCAATCCGGCTTCCCCTCGACGTCCAGATCGTGTTCTCCGCGAACCCGGAGGACTACACGAACCGCGGCAACATCATCACCCCGCTCCGAGATCGCATCGCGTCGCAGATCATGACCCACTACCCCTACACGCTCGAGGACGCGATGAAGGTCACCGAGCAGGAAGCGTGGACGAGCCGCGGCGAGGGAATCGAGGTCGTGGTCCCCGCATACATGAAGGAGCTCGTGGAGACGGTGGCGCTCCAGGCGCGCAAGTCCTCCTACGTCGATCAGGGCTCGGGCGTGAGCGTTCGCATGACGATCTCGCTCATGGAGAACCTGATCTCGAACGCGGAGCGCCGCGGCATCCGGACCGGCGAGCGCCGCCAGGCGGTACGCATCTGCGATCTCCAGAACGGGATCGCTTCGATCAGCGGCAAGGTCGAGCTCGTGTACGAGGGGGAGCAGGAGGGCGCGGTCGCCGTTGCGAAGCACCTCGTCGGGAAGGCCGTAAAGGAGGTGTTCGCTCGCCACTTCCCCGACGCCTACAAAGCCAAGGAGAAAAACGAGGGTGCGCCCTCCGAGTACGACCCGATTTTCCGCTGGTTCGCCCAGGGGAAGCGGGTCGAAATCTCCGACGAGCTCTCGACGCGGGATTTCCACCAGCGGCTCTCTCAAGTGACCGGGCTCGAGGAGCTCCCGAAGCGCTACCTCTCGATCAAGGACTCGATCGAGCTTCCCACCGCGATGGAGTTCGTCTTGGAGGCGCTCCACCAAAACTCGATCCTCGCCAAGGAACGGACCGACACGAGCGCGCTCGCCTACACGGACATGTTCTCGACCATGCTCGGAAAGCCGGAGGACGCGGAGGACTGA
- a CDS encoding VWA domain-containing protein: MDFRYSKWDERLIKNVHFLKNLLSLYNRLLLMTDGNVDEALRALEELGERFGFFNSKFTPDDFRKHLLESDAVQEVNGKHVLTRRGERMIRQDSLDRIFSALAKDSAGDHRVPRTGAGGEKITETRPYVFGDSISDIDFLSSVRNSVRRQRGEWGQEGLNLTEDDLEVFETEHSSSCATVLLIDVSHSMILYGEDRITPAKQAALALAELILTRYPKDSLHVVLFGDDAWEVKIRDIPYASVGPYHTNTKAALQLGQRILARQKHANKQIFMITDGKPSAIHENGRLYKNAFGLDPKIVNKTLDEAVQCRRKRIAITTFMVTQDPYLVRFVERFTQLNKGRAYFADLENLGSYLFVDYNQNRRKRVN; this comes from the coding sequence GTGGATTTCCGCTACTCCAAGTGGGACGAGCGGCTCATCAAGAACGTCCACTTTCTCAAGAACCTGCTCTCCCTCTACAACCGCCTCCTTCTCATGACCGACGGAAACGTCGATGAGGCCCTCCGCGCTCTGGAGGAGCTCGGGGAGCGATTCGGATTCTTCAATTCCAAATTCACTCCCGATGATTTCAGAAAACACCTTCTGGAGTCCGACGCGGTCCAGGAGGTGAACGGGAAGCACGTCTTGACCCGGCGCGGCGAGCGGATGATCCGGCAGGATTCGCTGGATCGTATTTTCAGCGCGCTGGCGAAGGATTCCGCGGGGGATCACCGCGTGCCGCGGACCGGCGCGGGCGGAGAGAAGATCACCGAGACGAGACCCTACGTTTTCGGGGACAGCATCTCGGACATCGATTTCCTGTCGAGCGTGCGGAACTCGGTCCGCCGGCAGCGGGGGGAGTGGGGGCAGGAGGGGCTCAACCTCACCGAGGACGATTTGGAGGTCTTCGAGACCGAGCATTCCTCATCGTGCGCGACCGTGCTCCTCATCGACGTGAGCCACTCGATGATTCTCTACGGCGAGGACCGGATCACCCCCGCAAAGCAGGCGGCGCTGGCTTTGGCCGAGCTGATCCTGACCCGCTACCCGAAAGATTCGCTCCATGTCGTCCTGTTCGGCGACGACGCGTGGGAGGTGAAGATCCGCGACATTCCCTACGCGTCGGTGGGTCCTTATCACACGAACACCAAAGCGGCGCTCCAGCTCGGGCAGCGGATCCTCGCGAGGCAGAAGCACGCGAACAAGCAGATCTTCATGATCACGGACGGGAAACCCTCCGCGATCCACGAGAACGGGCGGTTGTACAAGAATGCGTTCGGCCTCGACCCCAAGATCGTGAACAAGACCCTGGACGAGGCCGTGCAGTGCCGTCGCAAAAGGATCGCAATCACCACGTTCATGGTGACGCAGGATCCCTATCTCGTTCGGTTCGTCGAGCGCTTCACCCAGCTCAACAAGGGCCGGGCCTATTTCGCCGATCTGGAAAACCTCGGCTCCTACCTCTTCGTGGACTACAACCAGAACCGGCGCAAGCGGGTGAACTAG